Proteins encoded in a region of the Leptolyngbya subtilissima AS-A7 genome:
- a CDS encoding 4'-phosphopantetheinyl transferase family protein, producing the protein MATTRLSQNWLFPATVPLFGGGDEVHVWRIDLSLAPACLERLQLLLSADERARAGKFRFQRDRDRFTATRGCLRLLLGHYLGVKPETLQFCYGPNGKPALQLPFATALSFNVSHAGDWALVAIGQGQPVGVDLECVQPNYAWQEVSGLALSPRERAMLAALPPEAQSAAFFRLWTGKEAYVKATGEGLSRPFNQLEVWEFDRLEADEDLAATSVHLPDPEVPERNQLWCLYLLHPVPNYVATLAVLGPAALSCWQWHAELLA; encoded by the coding sequence ATGGCAACCACTCGGCTGAGCCAAAACTGGCTGTTTCCGGCCACTGTCCCGCTATTTGGCGGGGGGGATGAGGTGCATGTTTGGCGCATAGATTTGTCGTTAGCTCCAGCTTGTCTAGAGCGGCTTCAGCTACTGCTTTCTGCCGATGAACGAGCGCGGGCGGGAAAATTTCGATTTCAGCGGGATCGCGATCGCTTCACAGCCACTCGGGGGTGTTTACGGCTGCTGCTGGGCCACTATCTGGGGGTAAAACCGGAGACCCTGCAATTTTGCTACGGACCCAATGGCAAGCCTGCCCTTCAGTTACCGTTTGCAACGGCGCTCTCGTTTAATGTCTCGCATGCTGGCGATTGGGCTCTAGTCGCCATTGGCCAAGGGCAACCTGTGGGTGTCGATCTGGAATGTGTTCAACCTAATTATGCTTGGCAAGAGGTCAGTGGTTTGGCGCTCTCACCGAGGGAACGGGCGATGTTAGCGGCGCTGCCACCGGAGGCCCAAAGTGCTGCCTTTTTTAGGCTTTGGACGGGTAAAGAAGCCTATGTCAAAGCGACAGGGGAAGGGCTATCAAGGCCCTTTAACCAGCTAGAGGTTTGGGAATTTGATCGGTTAGAGGCTGACGAAGATTTGGCGGCTACGTCGGTGCACTTGCCCGACCCCGAAGTCCCTGAAAGGAATCAACTCTGGTGTTTGTATCTGCTCCACCCCGTGCCAAATTATGTTGCCACCTTGGCGGTCCTGGGGCCTGCCGCCCTGAGCTGTTGGCAATGGCACGCTGAACTTTTAGCCTAA
- a CDS encoding penicillin acylase family protein, with amino-acid sequence MMLTQKLAMVGHPWLGLRRGLRRGVALLLGVVMMVTIGFCSPSSAQSSLEILWDTYGVPHIHSRDAQGLFYAFGWAQMQSHADLLLRLYGQARAGGGVLGRRLSRLGCVGAHDGHS; translated from the coding sequence ATGATGCTGACGCAAAAACTGGCGATGGTTGGTCACCCCTGGCTCGGTCTGCGCCGGGGGTTACGCCGGGGTGTAGCCCTGCTGCTAGGGGTCGTGATGATGGTGACGATTGGCTTTTGCAGCCCGAGCTCGGCCCAAAGCTCCCTTGAAATTCTCTGGGACACCTATGGGGTACCGCACATACACAGCCGAGATGCCCAAGGGCTGTTTTATGCCTTTGGCTGGGCGCAGATGCAGAGCCACGCTGATTTGCTGCTGCGGCTGTATGGTCAGGCGCGGGCGGGCGGCGGAGTACTGGGGAGAAGACTATCGCGACTCGGATGTGTGGGTGCGCACGATGGGCATTCCTGA
- a CDS encoding penicillin acylase family protein: MVRRGRAAEYWGEDYRDSDVWVRTMGIPERAAEWYTAQNPDFRADLEAFAAGINAYAQTHGDRIDQAFAQVLPVTAIDVLAHQQRVLHFTFVVNPEEVADLALEAGDESARSPVRPLPPPGFLRPPHGAASSRGDLCAHAAKSSGRPQSHHCW; encoded by the coding sequence ATGGTCAGGCGCGGGCGGGCGGCGGAGTACTGGGGAGAAGACTATCGCGACTCGGATGTGTGGGTGCGCACGATGGGCATTCCTGAGCGAGCAGCAGAGTGGTACACCGCTCAAAACCCCGATTTTCGCGCCGATCTAGAGGCCTTTGCCGCAGGCATCAATGCCTATGCTCAGACCCATGGCGATCGCATTGATCAGGCTTTTGCTCAGGTTTTGCCCGTGACGGCTATCGATGTTTTGGCCCATCAGCAGCGAGTGCTGCATTTCACCTTTGTCGTGAATCCGGAAGAAGTTGCCGATTTAGCCCTAGAGGCTGGTGACGAGTCGGCACGCTCGCCTGTCAGACCTCTCCCTCCACCCGGCTTCCTCCGACCGCCGCATGGTGCAGCATCCTCTAGGGGAGACCTGTGTGCCCATGCAGCCAAGTCGAGTGGTCGCCCTCAATCACACCACTGCTGGTAA
- a CDS encoding iron-siderophore ABC transporter substrate-binding protein, whose translation MPRLGQSEQINLEALAVLQPDLIIGFTSDLEVTYDKLSAIAPTVAFEMQTTTDWQQPFRFHGQVLGMVAQAEAVLGQYQQRVEALRSQLSASPMQVSLVRVMAQSSQVSLYLKNCFGGSILADIGFDRPPAQNNGTPKQPPFTKQIGREALPEADGDVILLFTFGATPEVAAEAEAELERLRTVSLWQSLRAVQKNQVYSVGHYWGSGNSPLAAEWVLADIEQYLIKPAT comes from the coding sequence GTGCCACGTCTGGGGCAGAGCGAGCAGATCAATCTAGAGGCGTTGGCGGTTCTACAGCCTGATTTGATTATTGGGTTTACCTCGGATCTAGAGGTTACCTACGACAAGCTGTCGGCGATCGCCCCTACCGTTGCTTTTGAGATGCAGACCACCACCGATTGGCAGCAGCCCTTCCGCTTCCACGGCCAGGTTCTGGGTATGGTGGCCCAGGCCGAGGCGGTGCTGGGCCAATATCAACAGCGAGTAGAGGCCTTGAGAAGTCAACTGAGCGCATCGCCTATGCAGGTCTCTCTGGTGCGGGTGATGGCGCAGTCAAGCCAGGTCAGTTTGTACCTAAAAAACTGCTTTGGCGGCTCTATCTTGGCCGATATTGGCTTTGACCGGCCCCCCGCCCAAAATAACGGCACCCCTAAGCAGCCGCCTTTTACCAAACAAATTGGCCGCGAAGCTCTGCCCGAGGCTGATGGCGACGTGATTTTGCTCTTCACCTTTGGCGCGACTCCAGAGGTTGCCGCCGAAGCCGAAGCTGAGTTAGAGCGCCTGCGAACCGTCTCCCTTTGGCAGTCGCTGCGGGCCGTGCAGAAAAATCAGGTCTACAGCGTGGGGCACTATTGGGGCTCGGGCAACAGTCCCCTAGCGGCGGAGTGGGTGCTAGCCGATATTGAGCAATATTTGATTAAACCCGCCACCTAG
- a CDS encoding TauD/TfdA dioxygenase family protein has translation MSSVSLRPVALDLDIQPLSGRIGAEIRGVNLRGLLGDRPSGPVLDHGTVAAIRQALLKYKVIFFRNQSLDDPSQVAFARCFGDITGAHPTVAPPADHPAVLDIDYGRTPSRTNFWHTDVTFVDRPPLGSVLRVLELPPAGGDTLWANTVTAYQDLPPCLKTLADSAWAIHSNAYDYAAAPQSLSAEARAFQEKFSATVYETLHPVVRVHPETQERCLFLGGFVRHLRGLSTFESADVLRMLQSYVTRPENTVRWRWQLGDVAFWDNRATQHYGVYDYDGQPRRVRRVTVAGDLPINANGETSLALKGDSAAYTGLSAVAS, from the coding sequence ATGAGCTCAGTTAGCCTTCGCCCAGTGGCCCTTGACCTTGATATTCAACCCCTCAGCGGACGCATTGGGGCCGAAATTCGAGGGGTAAATTTGCGAGGGCTGCTGGGCGATCGCCCTTCTGGGCCGGTTCTTGACCATGGCACCGTCGCTGCAATTCGCCAGGCCTTGCTGAAGTACAAAGTGATCTTTTTTCGCAACCAATCGCTAGATGACCCTAGTCAAGTGGCCTTTGCCCGCTGCTTTGGCGACATTACCGGCGCTCACCCCACAGTGGCCCCGCCCGCCGACCACCCCGCCGTTCTCGATATCGACTATGGCCGCACCCCGTCGCGCACCAACTTTTGGCACACCGACGTCACCTTTGTCGATCGGCCGCCGCTGGGTTCAGTGTTGCGTGTTTTAGAATTGCCTCCTGCGGGTGGCGACACCCTCTGGGCCAACACCGTCACCGCCTACCAAGACCTGCCCCCCTGCCTAAAAACCCTGGCCGACAGTGCTTGGGCCATCCACAGCAATGCCTACGACTACGCTGCCGCACCCCAATCTCTCTCCGCCGAAGCCAGAGCATTCCAAGAAAAATTCTCAGCCACTGTTTACGAAACCCTGCACCCAGTGGTGCGTGTTCACCCCGAGACTCAAGAGCGCTGCCTCTTTCTCGGTGGCTTTGTGCGTCACCTTCGTGGCCTTTCGACGTTTGAGTCGGCGGATGTGCTGCGCATGCTGCAAAGCTACGTCACCCGACCCGAAAACACCGTGCGCTGGCGCTGGCAGCTGGGCGATGTCGCTTTTTGGGATAACCGGGCTACCCAGCACTACGGGGTCTACGACTATGACGGTCAACCCCGCCGTGTGCGTCGGGTCACGGTGGCAGGCGATCTGCCCATCAACGCCAATGGCGAAACCAGCTTAGCCCTGAAGGGTGATTCCGCCGCCTATACCGGGCTGTCAGCGGTTGCATCTTGA
- a CDS encoding beta-lactamase hydrolase domain-containing protein: protein MEYGTKVTDTLTTMGQVRVEQLQEAVQEGFNSVLNLRVPNELGFWAGEQQVAESLGLCYAHIPLRLEHLEEAVIAQILRQLDQLPKPVLVHCAAGMRSTAIALLSTAIAERLTPEQTVEKAYAIGFHYIDNTLVSPQLKERFFDYVAQHSKAKHPAEPQIEAWAA from the coding sequence ATGGAATACGGAACAAAGGTGACCGATACCTTGACTACCATGGGGCAGGTGCGAGTCGAACAGCTGCAAGAAGCGGTGCAGGAAGGATTCAACTCAGTGTTGAACCTGAGAGTGCCCAATGAGCTGGGGTTTTGGGCCGGGGAGCAGCAGGTCGCAGAGTCTTTGGGGCTGTGCTATGCCCACATTCCCCTTCGGCTAGAGCATTTAGAAGAAGCGGTGATCGCTCAAATTTTGCGGCAGCTCGATCAGTTACCTAAGCCGGTGTTGGTACACTGTGCGGCTGGAATGCGATCGACCGCTATTGCCCTATTGAGCACTGCGATCGCCGAACGACTCACCCCCGAGCAAACCGTCGAAAAAGCCTACGCCATTGGCTTTCATTACATCGACAACACCCTAGTCAGTCCCCAGCTTAAGGAGCGTTTTTTCGACTATGTGGCCCAGCATTCTAAGGCGAAGCATCCGGCGGAGCCTCAAATTGAGGCCTGGGCAGCCTGA
- a CDS encoding OsmC family protein: MTQLTAKSQGLRPVSPEGLKGLAEKARNNPNAIATVKAKTICEGQFRNLTYVRDLPAHVIDEPPTLLGQDTAPNPSEAVLAALGSCLSVGIHANAIGRGIQLTKLELELEGDINITGVWGIGDLSEKRLGFSDIRVKVNIEGNASREELDNLVAHANDWSPVANTLRLPVNVEVALAQ; encoded by the coding sequence ATGACTCAACTAACTGCTAAAAGCCAAGGACTGCGCCCTGTGAGCCCAGAGGGTCTGAAGGGACTAGCCGAAAAGGCGCGCAACAACCCCAATGCGATCGCTACCGTCAAGGCCAAAACTATTTGTGAAGGTCAGTTTCGCAATCTCACCTACGTGCGCGATCTGCCTGCTCACGTGATCGACGAGCCTCCCACGTTGTTGGGGCAGGACACCGCGCCCAACCCCTCGGAGGCCGTGCTAGCGGCGTTGGGTTCTTGCCTGTCTGTGGGTATTCATGCCAACGCCATCGGGCGCGGCATTCAGCTCACCAAGCTGGAACTGGAGTTGGAGGGCGACATCAACATTACGGGCGTTTGGGGCATTGGCGACCTTTCGGAAAAGCGCCTGGGCTTTAGCGACATTCGCGTCAAAGTCAATATTGAGGGCAATGCCAGCCGCGAAGAGCTGGACAACTTGGTGGCCCACGCCAACGATTGGTCGCCTGTGGCCAATACCCTACGGCTGCCGGTGAACGTCGAGGTTGCCCTGGCCCAGTAA
- a CDS encoding acyl-CoA dehydrogenase family protein: MLPNALLDRASEPFPPAVVPFDLAEIQSAIDQHLAPLVPAIDQEGVYPSQFMHRLGALGGFGQTFSPDFGGRGHGFRAAVQVIEAVSQTCLCTGFITWCHIACVWYVQNADNVALKEHLLPQIANGEVLAGTGLSNPMKHFAAIEKIALVAERREGGM; the protein is encoded by the coding sequence ATGCTCCCCAACGCCCTACTCGATCGCGCCTCGGAACCTTTCCCGCCAGCGGTGGTTCCCTTTGACCTTGCAGAGATTCAAAGCGCGATCGACCAGCATCTAGCTCCTCTGGTGCCCGCCATTGACCAAGAGGGGGTTTATCCCAGCCAGTTTATGCACCGCCTGGGCGCTCTGGGTGGCTTTGGCCAGACCTTCAGCCCTGACTTTGGCGGCCGGGGTCATGGGTTTCGCGCGGCGGTGCAGGTGATTGAGGCGGTGTCTCAAACCTGCCTGTGCACGGGGTTTATTACCTGGTGCCACATCGCCTGCGTCTGGTATGTCCAAAACGCCGACAACGTTGCTCTAAAGGAGCATTTGCTGCCCCAGATTGCCAACGGTGAGGTGCTGGCGGGGACGGGGCTGTCGAACCCGATGAAGCACTTTGCGGCGATCGAAAAAATTGCCCTGGTAGCTGAACGGCGAGAGGGGGGTATGTAA
- a CDS encoding ABC transporter ATP-binding protein — translation MNARLHPSSSPVVQGNSTDRAALVVDDLAKQYTTPQGPFTVFDGIHLTVQSGEIVCLLGASGCGKSSLLSTIGGLQPADRGHIYLQGDRIQSPDPRIGLIFQEAALLPWLTVQHNVALGLQLSHMPRLSRPALRSRIDQALLSVGLEKFHRTYPRQLSGGMAQRVAIARTIARDPQLLLMDEPFSALDAITRLEMQQLLLGIIAQQRCAALLVTHDIDEALLLGDRILLMSRNPGRIYREWVVTTPQPRVRHTEGLMALRAEIFTALSEVMARSTL, via the coding sequence ATGAATGCTCGATTGCATCCGTCTTCGTCCCCGGTTGTCCAGGGAAATTCGACTGACCGTGCTGCCTTAGTGGTGGACGATCTGGCCAAGCAGTACACCACCCCTCAGGGACCGTTCACGGTCTTTGACGGCATTCACCTGACGGTGCAGTCCGGTGAGATTGTCTGCCTGCTGGGGGCCAGCGGCTGCGGTAAGTCCTCTTTGCTCTCCACCATTGGCGGGCTACAACCAGCAGACCGGGGGCACATCTACCTACAAGGCGATCGCATTCAGTCCCCCGATCCCCGCATTGGGCTGATCTTTCAGGAGGCCGCCCTGTTGCCCTGGCTGACGGTGCAGCACAACGTTGCCCTGGGCCTACAGCTCAGCCACATGCCGCGCCTCTCGCGTCCGGCACTGCGCAGCCGCATTGACCAGGCCTTGCTCAGTGTAGGGCTAGAAAAATTCCACCGCACCTATCCCCGCCAGCTCTCGGGGGGGATGGCCCAGCGGGTCGCGATCGCCCGCACGATTGCCCGCGATCCGCAACTACTGCTGATGGATGAACCCTTCAGCGCCCTCGACGCCATTACCCGGCTAGAGATGCAGCAGCTCCTGCTGGGGATTATCGCTCAGCAGCGTTGTGCTGCCCTGCTGGTTACCCACGACATCGACGAGGCGCTGCTGCTGGGCGATCGCATTTTGCTGATGAGTCGCAACCCTGGTCGTATCTATCGCGAATGGGTTGTCACCACTCCCCAGCCGCGAGTGCGCCACACCGAAGGCTTGATGGCCCTGCGCGCCGAGATCTTCACCGCTTTATCTGAAGTGATGGCTCGCTCCACCCTATAA
- a CDS encoding ABC transporter substrate-binding protein yields MNSLCACCGLNRRNFLKLASLFSGSAALSVVAGGCGTQSTTAENTASESTPAPNTAAGNLDQPVKIGYLPILDASPLLIAHANQLYEAEGLTTEQPILFRSWADIVEAFLARQVNVVHLLSPITVWLRYGAQKVPGKIVAWNHTDGSALTVQPDINDVKDLGGKVIAVPFWYSIHNVVLQQLLGQAGLTVVTKAGTEPIQPDEVNLVVMPPPEMVSALANKSIAGYIVAEPFNAAGETSGNGKVLRFTGDVWKNHACCVVFLHEDDLTQRPEWAQGVVNAVVKSQVWIRDHRAEAAKLLSKEGGSYTPHPEAVLQKVLTGFDAAAYAKQGAIQHPDWAAQRIDFQPYPFPSYTEELVRLLQQTQVEGDNGFLQGLQPAEVARDLVDDSFVKQALQAVGGPQVFGLPDSLLREETLQVARLEHSSQA; encoded by the coding sequence ATGAACTCTCTCTGTGCCTGCTGCGGCCTCAACCGCCGCAACTTTCTTAAACTTGCCTCCCTCTTCTCTGGCTCTGCGGCCCTCAGTGTAGTCGCCGGGGGCTGTGGTACCCAGTCCACTACCGCTGAGAACACCGCTTCTGAAAGTACGCCAGCGCCGAATACCGCCGCTGGCAATCTCGATCAGCCTGTCAAAATTGGCTATCTGCCCATTCTCGACGCCTCTCCCCTGCTGATTGCCCACGCCAATCAACTCTACGAAGCCGAAGGACTCACCACCGAGCAGCCCATTCTGTTTCGCTCTTGGGCCGACATTGTCGAAGCCTTTTTGGCTCGACAGGTTAACGTGGTGCACTTGCTCAGCCCCATTACTGTATGGCTGCGCTACGGTGCTCAAAAAGTACCCGGCAAAATCGTCGCCTGGAACCACACCGACGGTTCAGCCCTCACGGTTCAGCCCGATATTAATGATGTAAAAGATCTGGGCGGCAAGGTGATCGCCGTACCCTTCTGGTACTCCATTCACAATGTGGTGCTGCAACAACTGCTGGGACAGGCGGGTCTCACGGTGGTAACTAAGGCTGGCACCGAGCCGATTCAGCCCGATGAAGTCAACCTGGTTGTCATGCCGCCCCCTGAGATGGTGTCGGCTCTGGCTAACAAAAGCATTGCTGGCTACATCGTGGCTGAACCCTTCAACGCTGCTGGTGAAACCTCCGGCAACGGCAAGGTACTGCGGTTTACCGGAGACGTGTGGAAAAACCACGCCTGCTGCGTCGTCTTTTTGCACGAAGACGACCTTACCCAGCGCCCGGAGTGGGCCCAGGGCGTGGTGAATGCTGTTGTCAAGAGCCAAGTCTGGATTCGCGATCATCGCGCCGAGGCGGCCAAACTGCTCTCAAAAGAAGGGGGCAGCTACACTCCCCACCCCGAGGCGGTGCTGCAAAAAGTGCTCACTGGCTTCGATGCTGCCGCCTACGCCAAACAGGGAGCAATTCAACACCCCGACTGGGCCGCCCAGCGTATCGATTTCCAGCCATACCCTTTCCCCTCCTACACCGAGGAGCTGGTGCGGTTGCTCCAGCAAACCCAGGTGGAGGGCGACAACGGCTTTCTACAGGGGCTACAGCCCGCCGAGGTGGCCCGCGACCTGGTAGATGACTCCTTCGTAAAGCAGGCCTTGCAGGCGGTAGGCGGCCCCCAAGTCTTTGGCCTACCCGACTCCCTACTGCGCGAAGAAACCCTCCAAGTCGCCCGTCTAGAGCATTCATCGCAGGCCTAG
- a CDS encoding ABC transporter permease, translating into MSLTAAPPRRHLRSALPISLWGLLGTLLLWWLATTPLWHSGVIGDFSPERAFAAIGQLVVSGAIFPHIWASLRRVFVGLFAATLIGIPLGLLIGLSRVLEQATSVLFQFVRMISPVSWMPVAVMVFGIGDWPVYFLLTVAAVWPLILNAAAGVAAVDRRWLLLSRSLCATRWETVAKVIMPATIPHLLTGLRLAVGIIWIVLVPAEMLGVRAGLGYFILDTRDRLAYSELLAGILIIGAIGYLLDATFRWANQVWQHRS; encoded by the coding sequence ATGTCCCTCACCGCCGCTCCACCCCGCCGCCACCTTCGCTCCGCCCTTCCCATCTCCCTCTGGGGATTGCTTGGGACGCTGCTGCTCTGGTGGCTGGCTACCACGCCCCTGTGGCACAGCGGTGTGATTGGCGATTTTTCACCGGAGCGAGCCTTTGCGGCGATCGGGCAGCTCGTGGTTTCGGGAGCGATCTTCCCGCACATTTGGGCCAGCCTGCGGCGGGTATTTGTGGGCCTGTTCGCCGCTACGCTGATTGGCATTCCTCTGGGGTTGTTGATTGGCCTGTCGCGGGTGCTGGAGCAGGCGACATCGGTGCTGTTTCAGTTCGTGAGGATGATTTCACCGGTGTCGTGGATGCCGGTGGCGGTGATGGTGTTTGGCATTGGCGACTGGCCAGTCTACTTTTTGCTGACGGTGGCCGCCGTTTGGCCGCTGATATTGAATGCGGCAGCGGGGGTGGCAGCGGTCGATCGCCGCTGGCTACTGCTGTCGCGCAGTCTCTGCGCCACCCGTTGGGAAACCGTGGCGAAGGTGATTATGCCCGCGACGATTCCCCACTTGCTGACGGGGCTACGGTTGGCCGTGGGCATTATTTGGATTGTGCTGGTGCCGGCAGAAATGCTAGGGGTGAGAGCAGGGTTGGGCTATTTTATTTTGGATACCCGCGATCGCCTCGCCTATTCAGAGCTGCTGGCTGGCATCTTGATCATTGGTGCGATCGGCTACCTGCTTGACGCCACCTTTCGCTGGGCGAATCAGGTCTGGCAGCATCGGTCATAA
- a CDS encoding TetR/AcrR family transcriptional regulator, whose translation MVHRKRTREDILEAMLGRVHRKGLNGIGLNELFKVSGASSGSFYNYFASKDELGHALIDFDWQRLKTHLIDPAAAQADDPIAQIFWMIDALEAKHINGGDCFGCFLGNLVVDLAEYDPAYRNHLIEVFKQWQQAFANRLVLATAKLKPGVEPQALAEELLTLIQGVLLLGRLYQQPQRLKAGFDQVRRHLREALIEEPGTGLG comes from the coding sequence ATGGTTCATCGCAAACGCACCCGTGAAGACATCCTTGAGGCCATGCTTGGCAGGGTGCACCGCAAGGGGCTAAATGGCATCGGGCTCAATGAGCTGTTCAAGGTGAGTGGGGCCTCCTCTGGCAGCTTTTACAATTATTTTGCCTCTAAAGATGAGCTGGGCCACGCGCTAATTGATTTTGACTGGCAGCGGCTCAAGACCCACCTGATCGACCCGGCTGCTGCCCAGGCCGATGACCCCATTGCCCAGATTTTCTGGATGATTGATGCGTTGGAAGCCAAGCACATCAACGGCGGCGACTGCTTTGGCTGCTTTCTCGGCAACCTAGTGGTGGATTTAGCTGAGTACGACCCGGCCTATCGCAACCATTTGATTGAAGTGTTTAAGCAGTGGCAGCAGGCGTTTGCCAATCGACTGGTCTTGGCTACGGCCAAGCTCAAGCCAGGGGTTGAGCCTCAAGCCCTGGCGGAAGAACTCTTGACGCTAATTCAGGGGGTGCTGCTGCTGGGGCGGCTTTACCAGCAGCCCCAGCGGTTAAAGGCCGGATTTGACCAGGTGCGCCGCCACCTGCGCGAGGCTTTGATAGAAGAACCTGGTACTGGGTTGGGATGA
- a CDS encoding OsmC family protein — MTAAIRVKPTTATFKLRSQGKGVAQVIEIDGSQHIIQVDGAPVFGGHDEHPSPIAYALSSLISCSQVTAQLVAKDLGIQLNGFEFDIRADLDTAVLVNGSRNGNPNFEQVAIRAVVDTSASATDFQTLQAETERRCPIFQLFQRSGIPISNHWSIRA, encoded by the coding sequence ATGACCGCAGCTATTCGCGTCAAGCCAACGACTGCCACATTTAAACTGCGTTCTCAGGGCAAGGGGGTGGCTCAAGTTATTGAAATTGATGGCTCCCAGCACATCATTCAGGTTGACGGAGCGCCGGTGTTTGGCGGGCACGACGAGCACCCTAGCCCCATTGCCTATGCCCTGAGTTCGCTGATCTCCTGCTCCCAGGTCACGGCTCAGCTGGTTGCGAAGGATCTGGGTATTCAGCTCAATGGCTTTGAGTTTGACATTCGCGCAGACCTCGACACCGCTGTGCTGGTGAATGGCTCGCGAAACGGCAACCCTAACTTTGAACAGGTTGCCATTCGCGCAGTGGTGGATACCAGTGCATCGGCCACAGATTTTCAAACCCTACAAGCTGAGACCGAGCGCCGATGTCCTATTTTTCAGCTGTTCCAGCGCAGCGGCATCCCAATTAGCAACCACTGGTCGATTCGAGCCTAG
- a CDS encoding isopenicillin N synthase family dioxygenase — translation MLETIPIIDITLLRTSLGSSTVVAEQLGQACRQYGFFYITGHGVDQSLQQRLETLSRQFFAQDAAVKLQIAMAKGGRAWRGYFPVGGELTSGKPDLKEGLYLGAELDNSHPLVKAGTPLHGQNLFPATLPELRQTVLDYMAAMTELGHVLMRGIALSLGLEADYFEERYTHDPLTLFRIFNYPAAASDSDQWGVGEHTDYGLLTILKQDHLGGLQVKSQGHWIEAPPVPNTFICNIGDMLDRITGGLYRSTPHRVKNRSGHDRLSFPFFFDPNFEAKIQPIPTLVESQPDNWQERWDGASLSLFEGTYGDYVLGKVGKVFPQLRREVIE, via the coding sequence GTGTTAGAGACTATCCCCATCATCGACATCACGTTGTTGCGTACCTCCTTAGGGTCATCCACCGTGGTGGCCGAGCAGCTGGGGCAAGCCTGTCGCCAGTATGGGTTCTTTTATATCACCGGCCACGGCGTTGACCAGAGCTTGCAGCAGCGGCTCGAAACCCTCAGTCGTCAGTTTTTTGCCCAAGATGCGGCTGTCAAACTGCAAATTGCCATGGCCAAAGGCGGGCGGGCCTGGCGGGGTTACTTCCCGGTCGGGGGAGAGTTGACGTCGGGCAAACCTGATTTAAAGGAGGGGCTTTACCTGGGGGCCGAACTTGACAATAGCCATCCTCTGGTGAAGGCGGGCACCCCTCTGCACGGGCAGAACCTTTTCCCCGCCACACTGCCCGAACTGCGCCAGACAGTGTTGGACTACATGGCGGCGATGACGGAGCTGGGTCACGTCTTAATGCGAGGAATTGCGCTTAGTTTGGGGCTGGAGGCAGATTATTTCGAGGAGCGCTATACCCACGACCCGCTAACTTTATTTCGCATTTTTAACTATCCTGCGGCAGCCAGTGATAGCGACCAGTGGGGGGTCGGCGAGCACACCGACTACGGTCTGTTGACCATTCTCAAGCAGGACCACCTAGGAGGTCTACAGGTAAAGTCTCAAGGCCATTGGATTGAGGCTCCGCCTGTTCCCAATACCTTTATCTGCAACATCGGCGACATGCTCGATCGCATCACTGGCGGCCTATACCGCTCTACGCCCCACCGAGTAAAGAATCGATCGGGCCACGACCGGCTCTCTTTTCCGTTTTTCTTTGACCCCAATTTTGAGGCTAAGATTCAGCCCATCCCCACACTGGTTGAATCACAACCGGACAACTGGCAGGAGCGCTGGGATGGGGCTAGCCTGAGCCTGTTTGAGGGCACCTATGGCGACTATGTGCTGGGGAAAGTGGGGAAGGTGTTTCCGCAACTGAGGCGGGAGGTGATTGAGTGA